One Vallitalea pronyensis genomic region harbors:
- a CDS encoding cell division FtsA domain-containing protein — MASEEILQVNEYVFGLDIGTRSIVGLVGFQDGDQLKIIGQHTILHDTRAMFDGQIHDIEKVAHTVREVKEALEKQIGFTLKNVCIAAAGRVLKTYEVHVEDTMDNNTIIDKDHVHMLELMAIEKAHQQLNEALDQDDTVYHCVGYTVTHYYLNDYVLSHLEGHKGKKIGVDLLATFLPQEVVDSLHTVIKQCDLNISNLTLEPIAAIGVAIPEQYRLLNIALVDIGAGTSDIAITKEGSIIAYGMIPMAGDEITEQIVHDFLVDFKTAEKIKLKLHKKNPISFKDIMGLSHKVQPEEIFKKIQPTLDKLAQSISNKIKELNGNKSTNAVFCVGGGGQIKSFTDLLAGDLDLPKERVALRGAEVLNQVIFDNKSFKKPEMVTPVGICLSGLNKDKTDFISLTVNGEPIKIFNNNNLTLIDVVAYKGFNHKNLICRKGEDLCYTLNGVDKKHRGTIGEPAVIQVNGDIVGLNYPIGANDEIELTVAKHGQSPVVTIETLLMDKALFDVFINGRQLQLPYRIAVNGHKKDERYVIQNKDQVVIEADYTVTELLELSDIQQEDCLVYVNDQIVPYDYVVQQLDKVTIQMKKDNMEIEEAAVTKIIPTIPRRMKVMVNNQEIILQGKERYIFVDIFDYIDFDLRHPKGKIVCLVNGKTASYMENIDSGDQIEVYWDK; from the coding sequence ATGGCATCAGAAGAGATTTTACAAGTGAATGAATATGTATTTGGTTTAGATATTGGGACAAGGAGTATTGTTGGTTTAGTGGGGTTTCAGGACGGTGATCAACTAAAAATTATTGGTCAACACACGATACTCCATGATACAAGAGCAATGTTTGATGGGCAAATTCATGATATTGAAAAAGTAGCTCATACTGTTAGAGAAGTAAAGGAAGCATTAGAAAAGCAAATAGGTTTTACCTTGAAAAATGTTTGTATTGCAGCAGCTGGGCGTGTTCTAAAAACTTATGAAGTACATGTAGAAGATACCATGGATAACAATACGATTATCGATAAAGATCATGTACATATGTTAGAACTCATGGCTATTGAGAAAGCCCATCAACAGCTTAATGAGGCATTAGACCAAGATGATACAGTGTATCATTGTGTTGGCTATACCGTTACCCATTACTACTTAAATGATTATGTCTTATCCCACTTAGAAGGGCATAAAGGTAAAAAAATAGGTGTTGACTTGTTAGCGACATTTTTACCACAGGAAGTTGTGGATAGTTTGCATACGGTCATCAAACAATGTGATTTGAATATATCCAATCTGACACTTGAGCCTATTGCAGCCATTGGCGTAGCCATACCAGAGCAATATCGTTTATTAAACATTGCCCTAGTGGATATTGGCGCAGGTACCTCCGATATCGCAATAACAAAAGAAGGCAGTATCATCGCTTATGGTATGATACCAATGGCAGGTGATGAGATTACTGAGCAGATTGTCCATGATTTTTTAGTGGATTTTAAAACGGCTGAAAAAATCAAGTTGAAATTACATAAGAAAAATCCTATTTCTTTTAAAGATATTATGGGTCTATCCCATAAAGTTCAACCAGAAGAAATTTTTAAAAAGATACAACCAACCTTGGACAAGTTAGCTCAATCCATCAGTAATAAAATAAAAGAGCTTAATGGAAATAAAAGTACCAATGCGGTGTTCTGTGTTGGCGGCGGCGGCCAAATTAAATCTTTTACTGATTTATTAGCCGGTGATTTAGATTTACCCAAAGAGCGTGTAGCTCTTCGTGGTGCAGAAGTGCTAAATCAAGTTATTTTTGATAATAAAAGTTTCAAGAAACCAGAAATGGTAACACCTGTCGGTATTTGCTTAAGTGGACTGAATAAAGACAAGACAGATTTCATCAGCCTTACAGTTAATGGAGAACCCATTAAAATTTTCAATAACAATAACTTAACGTTAATTGATGTAGTAGCATATAAAGGATTTAATCATAAAAATCTTATTTGTCGAAAAGGCGAAGACCTCTGTTATACCTTGAATGGGGTAGACAAAAAACATCGTGGAACAATTGGTGAACCAGCAGTCATTCAAGTGAATGGTGATATTGTGGGCTTAAATTACCCTATAGGTGCTAACGACGAAATCGAACTAACGGTTGCAAAGCATGGTCAATCACCTGTGGTTACCATTGAGACATTACTTATGGATAAGGCATTATTTGATGTATTTATTAATGGGCGACAACTTCAATTACCTTATCGGATAGCCGTTAATGGTCATAAGAAAGATGAACGTTATGTTATTCAAAACAAGGATCAAGTTGTCATTGAAGCAGACTATACCGTTACAGAACTACTGGAATTATCGGATATTCAGCAAGAGGACTGCTTGGTATATGTGAACGACCAAATTGTACCTTATGATTATGTTGTCCAACAACTTGATAAAGTGACCATTCAGATGAAAAAAGACAATATGGAGATTGAAGAAGCAGCCGTGACAAAAATCATACCCACCATTCCTAGACGAATGAAAGTGATGGTCAATAATCAAGAGATAATCTTACAAGGTAA
- a CDS encoding peptide ABC transporter substrate-binding protein: MKKLYIFIMICALFITGCTQGTKDNANKEVDGTPVTNSSEQDTETQPVEPVASFGGELKVIMRNPSTLNPLLNNDRTVNQLLNLVFDSLFILNEEEKPVENLVESYTYSDTGSYMTLTLKKNILFHDGEELHAEDVVYSIDTIKSAPEDAVYKVNVKNYKRAAVVDDYTVRIYFEQPFSFSRYTLTFPIIPKHHFSVPENQLQPIGTGAYAFNQLKTMKEMTLTANTNWFKGKVYIEKIKAIITRNAEADADAFRQKVVDLINPTKFDWQQYADRKGTTLTEYPTYYYTFLGFNFNNKVLSDRNMRKIIATTIDRESIVKEEFLNHAYVTEYPLHPLSWLSKGTNPVYTADENKAKEMMAAAGFADTDDDKVLERTVEGITESLQLRLLVNQENSVRVKIAEKIKASLEKVGFVIHLDAVDYATYQQKVTAKDFDLLLGEWKLSSIPDFTFAFHSSQIAEGNNFISYNDPVMDRILQAAFTSVTEHNFINAMEEFKNTFVEELPYFSLFFRTSAIITNERVHGQLKPSLYNNFYGIEDMFIFEQPE, from the coding sequence ATGAAAAAATTATACATCTTCATCATGATATGTGCACTGTTTATCACAGGCTGCACCCAAGGTACAAAAGATAATGCCAATAAGGAGGTAGATGGGACACCTGTTACGAACTCTTCTGAGCAGGATACAGAGACCCAACCCGTAGAACCTGTTGCTTCATTTGGCGGCGAATTAAAAGTTATCATGAGAAATCCGTCAACACTTAACCCTTTATTGAATAATGATCGTACAGTCAATCAACTATTAAACCTTGTATTTGACTCATTATTCATCCTGAATGAAGAAGAAAAACCCGTAGAAAATCTTGTAGAAAGTTATACCTATTCCGATACTGGAAGCTATATGACTTTAACTTTAAAGAAGAATATCTTATTCCATGATGGTGAAGAGTTACATGCAGAAGATGTGGTGTATTCCATTGATACCATAAAAAGCGCTCCTGAAGATGCAGTTTATAAAGTAAATGTGAAGAATTATAAGCGGGCTGCCGTTGTGGATGATTATACGGTAAGAATCTATTTTGAACAGCCATTTTCTTTTTCACGGTACACATTGACATTCCCAATTATTCCGAAGCACCATTTTAGCGTGCCTGAGAATCAGTTACAACCAATAGGAACAGGTGCTTATGCTTTTAATCAGTTAAAAACCATGAAAGAAATGACCCTGACAGCTAATACCAATTGGTTTAAGGGTAAGGTTTATATTGAAAAAATAAAAGCAATTATAACAAGAAATGCAGAGGCTGATGCAGATGCTTTTCGTCAAAAAGTGGTTGATTTGATTAACCCAACTAAATTTGACTGGCAGCAATATGCCGATCGAAAAGGCACAACATTAACAGAATATCCTACTTATTACTACACATTTTTAGGCTTTAACTTTAATAACAAGGTGCTTAGTGACCGAAACATGAGAAAAATCATTGCAACTACCATTGATCGAGAAAGCATTGTCAAAGAGGAATTCTTGAATCATGCTTATGTAACTGAATATCCTTTACATCCTTTATCTTGGTTAAGTAAAGGAACTAATCCCGTCTATACAGCTGATGAAAATAAAGCAAAAGAGATGATGGCAGCAGCAGGTTTTGCCGACACGGATGATGATAAGGTTCTGGAGCGAACAGTGGAAGGTATAACAGAAAGCCTTCAGTTAAGGTTATTAGTCAACCAAGAAAATTCAGTACGTGTCAAGATTGCTGAGAAAATTAAGGCATCCTTAGAAAAAGTGGGTTTCGTTATCCATTTGGATGCAGTAGATTATGCCACTTATCAGCAAAAAGTAACGGCAAAGGATTTTGATTTACTGTTGGGAGAGTGGAAATTGTCCTCGATTCCTGATTTTACATTTGCATTTCATTCATCACAGATTGCAGAAGGTAATAATTTTATAAGTTACAATGACCCTGTTATGGACCGTATTCTTCAAGCTGCATTTACAAGTGTTACAGAACATAATTTTATTAATGCAATGGAAGAATTTAAAAATACATTTGTGGAAGAGTTACCTTATTTTAGTTTATTTTTTAGAACATCTGCTATCATCACCAATGAACGGGTGCATGGGCAGTTAAAACCTTCATTATATAATAATTTTTACGGTATAGAGGACATGTTTATTTTTGAACAACCTGAATAA
- the coaE gene encoding dephospho-CoA kinase (Dephospho-CoA kinase (CoaE) performs the final step in coenzyme A biosynthesis.) translates to MKVIGIIGGCGSGKSEVANLFKHKFNAYVINADKIGHEVIKKGTNTYTKIIDHFGKHILDDHGHINRKKLGDIVFADTEQLKLLTSITHPAINKKVYDLIITLKEEKKMDYIVLEISAPGEGAIYPLIDAYWYVYCDLEKRFERLAKYRNMPRKKAQDIMSKQLTDEQFRQYAHVILDNSNTLNETYQQMLRALNKV, encoded by the coding sequence ATGAAAGTCATTGGTATAATCGGTGGTTGCGGCAGTGGAAAATCAGAGGTTGCCAACCTATTTAAGCATAAATTCAATGCTTATGTCATTAATGCCGATAAAATCGGTCATGAAGTGATTAAAAAAGGTACGAATACCTATACTAAAATTATAGACCACTTTGGTAAACACATTTTGGATGATCATGGACATATCAATCGTAAAAAATTAGGTGACATTGTTTTTGCAGATACAGAACAGCTTAAGCTATTAACAAGCATCACCCATCCTGCAATTAATAAAAAGGTGTATGACTTAATTATTACACTTAAAGAGGAAAAAAAAATGGATTATATTGTGCTAGAGATTTCTGCTCCAGGGGAAGGTGCCATCTATCCATTAATTGATGCCTATTGGTATGTCTATTGTGACTTAGAAAAGCGTTTTGAACGGTTAGCAAAATATAGAAATATGCCTCGTAAAAAAGCTCAGGATATTATGTCTAAGCAATTAACGGATGAACAATTTCGCCAATATGCACATGTTATCCTTGACAATAGTAACACCTTAAATGAAACGTATCAACAAATGCTAAGGGCATTAAATAAAGTATAG
- the polA gene encoding DNA polymerase I: MHDKVLLIDGNSIMNRAYYGLPLLSNSEGVYTNAVLGFLNIILKAIKDEEATHIGVAFDLKAPTFRHEKYKEYKGNRKGMPDELRMQMPIIKDVLKAMDISIFEMEGYEADDVLGTLAHQCEKIGVDTTVLSGDRDLLQLATKHIKISIPKTKKGSTTIENYFEADVLERYGVTPTEFIDLKGLMGDSSDNIPGVPGIGEKTAIKIIATYHSIEEAYRHIDQLKPPRAAKNLEEHYDLALLSKELATICVDCDVCFDKDSLKIDNIYNEATYKLFKQLEFKRLLEKFEGMEEDSYVEDLLTEHLIETKEALDQLVSQLQQVHKFAYYILTEGMDMIGISIAYNENEAYFIKCQESMDDAFCMAQLKDIFESHDLQKMTHGLKEDLHLFNRYKIEPKSIVFDTFVGAYTVNPTRDTYGIDDIANDYLKVMLPSQDELLGKGKSRISYRAIEPQQLLTYACHLSSIIYRSYDLMHAAIEEYGMHELFYNIEMPLIQVLYDMEYYGIKVDSVLLHDYADKLKVMIDLLESEIYELADETFNIKSPKQLGVILFEKLKLPVIKKTKTGYSTAAEVLEKLKGEHPIIDKISEYRQLTKLKSTYADGLFDYIGKEDSRIHSSFQQTIAATGRISSTEPNLQNIPIRMEMGREIRKVFVPEDDYIFIDADYSQIELRLLAHLAEDETLINAFNEGQDIHRLTASQVFHVPFDEVSSLERSNAKAVNFGIVYGIGAFSLSQDLHITRKEAQEYIQNYFKKYPSVKIYLDNCIRYAKNRGYSLTMLQRRRPIPELASSNFMQRSFGERVAMNTPIQGSAADVIKIAMINVSNKLKSENLRSRLILQVHDELLIEAHRDEVELVKQYLVEEMENAVQISVKMKVDVNIGMTWYDTK; encoded by the coding sequence ATGCATGATAAAGTACTATTGATCGATGGAAACAGTATTATGAACAGGGCCTACTACGGTTTACCACTACTATCAAATTCCGAAGGGGTATATACCAATGCTGTTTTAGGGTTCTTAAATATTATCCTTAAAGCCATAAAAGATGAAGAAGCTACCCATATAGGTGTTGCCTTTGACCTAAAAGCACCAACTTTTCGTCATGAGAAGTATAAAGAATATAAAGGTAATCGAAAAGGTATGCCTGATGAATTGAGAATGCAGATGCCGATTATAAAAGATGTTCTAAAAGCTATGGATATCAGTATTTTTGAAATGGAAGGGTATGAGGCGGATGATGTGCTTGGTACGTTGGCTCATCAGTGTGAAAAAATAGGTGTGGATACAACCGTTCTATCAGGCGACCGTGATTTATTACAACTGGCCACCAAACATATTAAAATTAGTATTCCAAAGACAAAAAAAGGCAGTACAACCATTGAGAATTATTTTGAAGCTGATGTGCTAGAACGCTATGGGGTAACACCTACAGAGTTTATTGATTTAAAAGGTCTCATGGGAGATTCTTCCGATAACATACCAGGTGTACCAGGCATTGGTGAAAAAACTGCCATTAAAATTATAGCCACTTATCATTCTATTGAAGAAGCCTATCGTCATATTGACCAATTGAAACCACCTCGTGCTGCTAAGAATCTTGAAGAACATTACGATTTGGCTCTATTAAGTAAGGAGTTAGCAACAATTTGTGTGGATTGTGATGTGTGTTTTGATAAAGACAGTTTAAAAATAGATAATATTTATAATGAAGCCACCTATAAGCTGTTTAAACAACTGGAATTCAAACGTTTATTAGAGAAGTTTGAAGGTATGGAGGAGGATTCTTATGTAGAAGACCTTCTTACAGAACACCTTATTGAAACAAAAGAAGCTTTGGACCAGCTTGTTTCACAACTTCAACAAGTTCATAAGTTTGCCTATTATATCCTAACTGAAGGCATGGATATGATTGGGATTAGTATTGCCTATAATGAAAACGAAGCCTACTTCATTAAATGCCAAGAAAGTATGGATGACGCCTTTTGTATGGCACAATTAAAAGACATATTTGAATCCCATGACCTGCAAAAGATGACCCATGGATTAAAAGAAGATTTACATCTTTTTAATCGCTATAAGATTGAACCAAAATCTATCGTATTCGATACGTTTGTAGGCGCATACACCGTCAATCCAACAAGAGATACTTATGGTATTGATGATATTGCTAATGACTATTTGAAAGTGATGCTACCGTCACAAGATGAATTGTTAGGAAAAGGTAAGAGCAGAATATCTTACCGTGCCATAGAGCCCCAACAATTATTAACCTATGCTTGCCATCTGTCATCCATTATCTATCGCAGTTATGATTTAATGCATGCAGCTATTGAAGAATATGGTATGCATGAATTGTTCTATAACATTGAAATGCCTCTTATTCAAGTTCTATATGATATGGAGTATTATGGCATTAAGGTGGATTCGGTACTGCTTCATGATTATGCAGATAAATTAAAAGTAATGATTGATTTATTAGAGAGTGAAATCTATGAACTAGCTGATGAAACTTTTAATATTAAGTCACCAAAACAGTTAGGGGTAATCCTTTTTGAAAAACTTAAGTTGCCTGTCATCAAGAAGACAAAAACAGGGTATTCAACAGCAGCTGAAGTGCTTGAAAAATTAAAAGGCGAGCATCCAATTATTGATAAGATCAGCGAGTATCGACAACTAACCAAACTAAAGTCAACCTATGCAGATGGCTTATTTGACTATATTGGTAAGGAAGATTCCAGAATTCATTCCTCTTTCCAGCAGACCATTGCTGCAACAGGTCGTATTAGCTCAACGGAACCTAATCTACAGAATATCCCAATTCGTATGGAAATGGGACGGGAGATTCGAAAGGTTTTTGTACCAGAAGATGATTATATCTTCATCGATGCGGATTACTCGCAAATTGAGTTACGCTTACTTGCTCACTTAGCAGAAGATGAGACACTCATTAATGCTTTTAATGAGGGACAAGATATCCATCGTCTAACAGCTTCACAAGTGTTTCATGTGCCTTTTGATGAAGTCAGTAGTTTAGAAAGAAGCAATGCAAAAGCAGTTAATTTTGGTATCGTTTATGGTATAGGCGCCTTTAGTTTAAGCCAGGATTTGCATATTACTAGAAAAGAAGCCCAAGAATATATTCAAAACTATTTCAAAAAGTATCCCAGTGTCAAAATCTATCTGGATAATTGCATTCGGTATGCTAAAAATAGAGGTTACTCTTTAACCATGTTACAGCGTAGACGACCCATACCAGAACTTGCATCCAGTAATTTTATGCAACGCTCTTTTGGTGAACGAGTGGCGATGAATACACCTATTCAAGGAAGCGCTGCTGATGTGATTAAGATTGCCATGATTAATGTCAGCAACAAATTAAAGTCAGAAAACTTACGTTCAAGACTTATCTTACAAGTCCATGATGAACTTTTAATTGAGGCTCATCGTGATGAAGTGGAGTTAGTGAAACAGTATCTTGTAGAAGAAATGGAGAATGCTGTTCAGATCAGTGTTAAGATGAAAGTCGATGTGAATATAGGTATGACATGGTATGATACAAAATAA
- a CDS encoding anti-sigma factor family protein produces MECKKCQEMISLYIDNALTSDEKKQFEAHIAICSECREELEFMQKLMIHVHDLDDEKELPSDFHGNLMDKIDRIEKPHNLSPMKKMHNIRKYYSALAAVFVAVLIFGIIGIANLDKFANLPMKNDKQMESADDAARSGTAENTSDRDTNYTGMPSKNIDDGTMDKDQGKSIGQYAADEPRAEKDENAKESPSISKENLTEDAAGDMHVREEDAPSTTEESSHYANNADKAESSPSDGIKGEDVKEAAPDVEPLEKADTDSKIGVTMKSAEDVDGVQFNEHVNQGTDKSDYSLTAEQEKGNTVMMAKKHLPDEEPLYTQPSFILTVVGIFILGILILVYIKRKRK; encoded by the coding sequence ATGGAATGTAAAAAATGTCAAGAAATGATATCATTATATATAGATAATGCATTAACATCTGATGAGAAAAAACAATTTGAAGCACATATCGCTATTTGTAGCGAATGTCGAGAAGAACTTGAATTTATGCAAAAACTAATGATACACGTTCATGATTTAGATGATGAAAAAGAACTACCATCGGACTTTCATGGAAATCTGATGGATAAAATAGATCGTATAGAAAAGCCCCATAACCTATCACCCATGAAGAAGATGCATAACATAAGAAAATATTATTCTGCTCTAGCAGCAGTATTTGTAGCTGTATTAATATTTGGCATCATTGGTATTGCTAATTTAGATAAATTTGCCAATTTACCCATGAAGAACGATAAACAGATGGAATCAGCTGACGATGCTGCTAGAAGTGGTACAGCAGAGAATACAAGTGATCGGGATACGAACTATACTGGAATGCCCAGTAAAAATATAGATGATGGTACAATGGATAAAGATCAAGGTAAGTCCATTGGACAATATGCAGCAGACGAGCCTAGGGCAGAAAAGGATGAAAATGCTAAAGAAAGTCCTTCAATATCAAAAGAGAACCTGACGGAAGATGCGGCTGGGGATATGCACGTGCGAGAAGAGGATGCCCCATCGACAACCGAAGAGTCTAGCCATTATGCTAACAACGCTGATAAAGCGGAAAGCAGCCCATCAGATGGTATAAAAGGTGAAGATGTAAAAGAGGCGGCACCAGATGTTGAACCATTAGAAAAAGCTGACACAGACTCAAAAATTGGTGTTACGATGAAAAGTGCAGAAGATGTGGATGGTGTTCAATTTAATGAACATGTTAATCAAGGAACAGATAAAAGTGATTATTCCTTAACAGCAGAACAAGAAAAAGGTAATACAGTGATGATGGCCAAAAAACATTTACCAGATGAAGAACCCTTGTACACACAACCTTCTTTTATTCTGACAGTCGTGGGTATCTTTATACTTGGCATTTTAATTCTGGTTTATATTAAAAGAAAAAGAAAATAG
- a CDS encoding RNA polymerase sigma factor, with the protein MEKIMIKKAIKGDRDAFEKLIIKYEKRVYNIAYQMFGNEHDAMDVAQEVFIKVYQSLHKFNNNSAFSTWLHRITVNTCIDAHRKRKKDQQVESMDETKENDNGVLTKQYVDKGLTPEEAVIKKENITLVREAIDALKEDHKVIIILRDIKGYAYDEIADILDVSIGTVKSRIARARSQLKNTILQKREQNSGDYV; encoded by the coding sequence ATGGAAAAAATTATGATTAAAAAGGCGATAAAAGGTGACCGGGACGCTTTTGAGAAATTGATCATAAAATATGAAAAGAGAGTTTATAACATAGCTTACCAGATGTTTGGCAATGAACATGATGCCATGGACGTTGCTCAAGAAGTTTTTATTAAAGTGTATCAATCGTTGCATAAGTTTAATAATAACTCGGCCTTTTCTACATGGTTACATCGGATTACCGTTAACACCTGCATAGATGCCCATAGAAAACGGAAAAAAGACCAGCAGGTTGAATCCATGGATGAAACCAAAGAAAATGATAACGGTGTCTTAACGAAGCAGTATGTGGACAAGGGACTTACCCCAGAAGAGGCAGTTATTAAAAAAGAAAACATAACGCTTGTTAGAGAAGCTATTGATGCATTAAAAGAAGACCATAAAGTGATCATTATACTTCGAGATATAAAAGGTTATGCTTACGATGAAATTGCAGATATATTAGATGTATCCATAGGAACAGTAAAATCGCGGATTGCAAGAGCAAGATCCCAGTTAAAAAATACTATTTTACAAAAAAGGGAACAAAATAGCGGTGATTACGTCTAA
- a CDS encoding glycoside hydrolase family 88 protein, whose protein sequence is MRTLDKIVKVADTYVLENDPRHAKWSWGEALLMYSLSMLDDALGQERYFEYYKTYADYHYREGIVIDQADTCAPVLITNELYKKTGEKRYADMTQKGIHYLKYEPRLLKDLINHNGHSRDSKDYPKSIWVDSVMMSGVFSGIASHDYKDNALKAFALTQPKQYAWYLQDQESKLFHHSYWKILKRPYPRHLFWGRGNGWVVAAYSIFLNYLEDADTMRILNEVSEALLELQRVDYYFDTVLNKPGDNYRESSATALIAAGWLNGVYKGYLDEKFFEPAKHALHAILNNVQIEKDRYYMTEISGWTIPMFFMPYRLKFGPYPGYKYVKKGRNINYGVASLILAGIFYEPFERVEEHG, encoded by the coding sequence ATGAGAACATTAGATAAGATTGTTAAGGTAGCGGATACTTATGTGCTGGAGAATGATCCCAGGCATGCAAAATGGAGCTGGGGTGAAGCATTACTGATGTACAGCCTTTCCATGTTAGATGATGCTTTAGGTCAAGAGCGGTATTTTGAGTATTACAAGACTTATGCCGATTACCATTACCGAGAAGGTATTGTGATTGATCAAGCAGATACGTGTGCACCTGTGTTAATCACCAATGAATTGTATAAAAAAACTGGGGAGAAAAGATATGCAGACATGACCCAGAAGGGTATACACTATCTAAAATATGAACCTCGGTTATTGAAAGATTTAATTAACCATAATGGACACTCTAGGGATTCAAAAGATTATCCCAAAAGTATATGGGTGGATTCTGTTATGATGAGTGGTGTTTTTAGTGGTATAGCCTCACATGATTATAAGGATAATGCTCTAAAAGCCTTTGCTTTGACACAACCAAAACAGTATGCCTGGTACCTGCAAGACCAAGAATCTAAACTATTTCATCATTCTTATTGGAAGATTCTAAAACGTCCTTACCCAAGACATCTATTTTGGGGAAGAGGTAATGGCTGGGTAGTTGCAGCTTATTCCATATTTCTGAATTACCTGGAGGATGCAGATACCATGAGAATCCTTAATGAGGTATCCGAGGCTTTACTAGAGTTACAGCGGGTAGATTATTATTTTGATACAGTTCTTAACAAGCCTGGAGATAATTACAGAGAGTCAAGCGCAACAGCATTAATAGCAGCTGGATGGCTGAATGGCGTGTATAAGGGGTACTTAGATGAAAAATTTTTTGAACCTGCTAAACATGCACTCCATGCCATTCTTAACAATGTTCAGATTGAAAAAGACCGTTATTATATGACAGAGATAAGTGGGTGGACCATCCCCATGTTTTTCATGCCATATCGCCTAAAATTCGGTCCTTATCCTGGATATAAATATGTAAAAAAGGGGCGAAACATTAATTACGGTGTTGCATCATTAATTTTGGCTGGTATATTTTATGAACCATTTGAAAGGGTTGAAGAGCATGGCTGA